The following proteins are encoded in a genomic region of Bacteroidota bacterium:
- a CDS encoding rhomboid family intramembrane serine protease, whose protein sequence is MSYQEYRPSSFQILPPVIKNILIINVIFLFAQSVLRNAYNIELSEFLGLHYFFADKFRVYQFITYMFMHGDFFHLLSNMFALWMFGSVLENFWGPKRFLTFYLVTGLGAALTHYIIFYFQITPTVDFVNQYIASPDLRQFEEFFQSGHFKIVSIEMKSQVEALIAQYNGMEAAGNQAGMLSASLEFMNNYKDELLNAPVVVGASGSVFGVLLAFGMLFPNTMLYVYFAIPIKAKYFVIIYGAIELFSGIQGAVGDNVAHFAHLGGMLFGFILIKYWGKNHSQFY, encoded by the coding sequence ATGAGCTACCAGGAATACCGTCCGTCCAGTTTTCAGATATTACCCCCGGTAATTAAGAATATACTTATTATCAATGTTATATTTCTGTTTGCTCAATCTGTTCTTCGGAATGCATATAATATCGAATTAAGTGAATTTCTTGGTTTGCATTACTTTTTTGCAGATAAATTCAGGGTTTATCAGTTTATAACTTATATGTTCATGCATGGTGATTTTTTTCACCTGTTATCAAACATGTTTGCTTTATGGATGTTTGGCTCCGTATTGGAAAATTTCTGGGGCCCCAAACGATTCCTGACTTTTTATTTAGTAACCGGCCTGGGCGCCGCGCTTACTCATTACATTATTTTTTATTTTCAAATAACACCCACTGTTGATTTTGTTAATCAATACATAGCCAGTCCCGACCTCAGGCAATTTGAGGAGTTCTTTCAATCGGGTCATTTTAAAATAGTTTCAATTGAAATGAAAAGCCAGGTGGAAGCCCTCATTGCTCAATACAATGGTATGGAAGCTGCCGGTAACCAGGCGGGAATGCTGAGTGCTTCGCTTGAATTTATGAATAATTACAAAGATGAATTGTTGAATGCTCCCGTGGTGGTTGGGGCTTCCGGTTCTGTATTTGGTGTGCTGCTGGCTTTTGGTATGTTGTTCCCGAACACAATGTTGTATGTGTATTTTGCCATACCTATTAAAGCAAAATATTTTGTTATTATTTATGGTGCCATTGAATTGTTTTCGGGTATACAGGGTGCAGTTGGCGACAATGTGGCTCACTTTGCGCATCTGGGTGGAATGCTTTTTGGCTTTATACTTATAAAATATTGGGGTAAAAATCACAGTCAATTCTATTAA
- a CDS encoding inositol monophosphatase → MKLESICFKVCELTEQVGGYIKQELTKVRSQHVEVKGKNDFVTYVDKGAEQLLVAGLGKLIPKAGFIAEENTSSAKGETYNWVIDPLDGTTNFIHGLPCYSISIGLLRDNTPVMGVVHELNLSECFYAWGNSKAYCNKTEIKVTQAALLKDTLVATGFPYYNYDRLDEYMEFFKHLMRETHGLRRLGSAAVDLAYVACGRFDAFYEYGLRPWDVAGGAFIVQQAGGKITDFGGGDNYIFGRELIACTPGIHNEFINSLQQYFKK, encoded by the coding sequence ATGAAACTCGAATCAATTTGCTTCAAAGTTTGTGAACTAACCGAACAGGTTGGTGGCTATATTAAGCAGGAGTTAACTAAAGTGCGATCGCAGCATGTGGAAGTAAAAGGGAAAAATGATTTTGTTACCTATGTTGATAAAGGTGCCGAACAATTATTAGTAGCCGGCCTTGGTAAACTTATTCCCAAGGCAGGTTTTATTGCGGAAGAAAACACATCGTCAGCCAAAGGAGAAACATATAATTGGGTCATTGATCCACTTGACGGCACAACCAATTTTATTCATGGTTTGCCTTGCTATTCAATAAGCATAGGTCTTCTGAGGGATAATACACCTGTAATGGGAGTCGTCCACGAACTTAACCTCAGTGAATGTTTTTACGCCTGGGGAAACAGCAAAGCTTATTGCAATAAAACTGAAATTAAGGTAACGCAGGCAGCTCTATTAAAAGACACATTGGTCGCTACGGGTTTTCCTTACTATAATTACGATCGTCTGGATGAATACATGGAGTTTTTCAAGCACCTGATGAGGGAAACACATGGCTTGCGCAGGTTGGGTTCTGCCGCCGTTGACCTAGCTTATGTGGCCTGTGGGCGGTTCGACGCTTTTTATGAATACGGGCTTCGTCCCTGGGATGTGGCAGGCGGAGCGTTCATTGTTCAACAGGCGGGCGGGAAGATAACGGACTTTGGCGGAGGCGACAATTATATTTTTGGCAGGGAGCTGATTGCATGTACTCCGGGTATTCACAATGAGTTTATAAACAGTTTGCAGCAATATTTCAAAAAATGA
- the mtaB gene encoding tRNA (N(6)-L-threonylcarbamoyladenosine(37)-C(2))-methylthiotransferase MtaB, whose amino-acid sequence MNPNKTVAFHTLGCKLNYSETSAIARTFKSKGYAEVDFKDHADVYVINTCSVTENADKECRYIVNTALRNSPDAFIAIIGCYAQLKPNEIANIEGVDLVLGATEKFKLINYLDDLQKKQYAEIHSCEVSDADLFVDSYSLGSGRTRAFLKVQDGCDYTCSYCTIPLARGASRSASVASVVGNAKKIAAEGAKEIVLTGVNIGDFGIHLNNGHADRKENFLELIKELDKVEGIERFRISSIEPNLLKDEIIEFVASSKRFVPHFHIPLQSGSNKLLKLMRRRYMRELYAERVNKIKSIMPDCCIGVDVIVGFPGETETDFLETYNFLNELNVSYLHVFTYSERDNTDAVKLDGVVPVAERKKRNKMLRILSAKKLRQFYEENLNATQIVLFERESKNGFMHGFTKNYVKVTTPFNEQLVNQLVPVKLTDIGSDGNIIIELFEESIVNT is encoded by the coding sequence ATGAATCCCAATAAAACAGTTGCTTTTCATACGCTTGGCTGCAAGTTAAATTATTCCGAAACTTCGGCCATTGCGCGTACTTTTAAAAGTAAGGGGTATGCTGAAGTTGATTTTAAAGATCATGCTGATGTTTATGTAATAAATACCTGTTCTGTTACTGAGAATGCCGATAAAGAATGCCGTTATATTGTAAATACTGCTCTCAGGAATTCTCCTGATGCATTCATCGCAATTATTGGTTGCTATGCTCAGCTAAAACCCAATGAAATAGCAAATATTGAAGGGGTGGATCTGGTCCTTGGTGCTACTGAAAAATTTAAACTAATTAATTACCTGGATGATTTGCAAAAGAAGCAATATGCCGAAATTCATTCATGTGAAGTTAGCGATGCCGATCTCTTTGTCGACTCTTATTCATTAGGCAGTGGCCGCACACGCGCTTTTCTCAAAGTGCAGGATGGTTGTGATTATACGTGTTCGTATTGTACCATTCCATTGGCGCGTGGTGCCAGCAGGAGCGCTAGTGTCGCTAGTGTGGTTGGCAACGCGAAGAAAATAGCCGCCGAAGGTGCCAAAGAAATTGTTTTGACAGGAGTAAACATAGGTGATTTTGGAATTCATCTTAATAATGGGCATGCGGATCGGAAAGAAAACTTCCTTGAACTGATCAAAGAACTGGATAAGGTGGAGGGAATTGAACGCTTCCGTATTTCATCCATTGAGCCCAATCTGTTGAAGGATGAGATCATTGAATTTGTAGCTTCTTCAAAACGTTTTGTGCCGCACTTCCACATTCCACTTCAATCGGGTTCAAATAAATTACTGAAGCTTATGCGCAGGCGTTACATGCGCGAATTGTATGCAGAGCGAGTGAATAAAATAAAGTCAATAATGCCCGATTGCTGTATTGGCGTTGATGTGATCGTTGGTTTTCCCGGCGAAACTGAAACTGATTTCCTTGAAACATATAATTTCCTGAATGAGTTGAATGTTTCTTACCTGCACGTTTTTACTTATTCTGAGCGTGATAATACTGATGCGGTAAAACTGGATGGAGTTGTACCTGTTGCTGAACGTAAAAAACGTAATAAAATGCTGCGTATTTTATCCGCGAAAAAACTCCGGCAGTTTTATGAAGAGAATTTGAATGCAACACAAATTGTATTATTTGAAAGAGAAAGTAAAAATGGCTTCATGCATGGTTTTACAAAAAATTATGTAAAAGTTACAACACCATTTAATGAGCAATTAGTAAATCAATTGGTTCCCGTTAAGCTGACGGATATTGGCTCCGACGGAAATATAATTATTGAACTGTTTGAAGAAAGTATTGTAAACACTTAA
- a CDS encoding rhomboid family intramembrane serine protease: protein MSIVEDLKNTFRGKNNGLMKLIVINVILFVVSNLFIGITRLSGGAGSEVYQLFGLTPDLSFLLSHFWTPVTYMFFHNDVFHILFNMLWLYWMGQLFVEFIGSKQLISTYLLGGISGGILFIATSFLFPEALSGAVLIGASAAVMAIVVAIAFLIPNYTIQLLLFGSVKLKYLALISFILSTLIDFYNNTGGKVAHIGGALYGYIFIVQYRKGSDIGKHVSSIIGWAGNLFKPRTRMKVAYKKPASDEVYNTNKLAAERYMNAILDKISKSGYDSLSKEEKEFLFKQSGKR, encoded by the coding sequence ATGTCCATCGTTGAAGATTTGAAAAATACGTTCAGGGGAAAGAATAACGGATTAATGAAATTGATAGTCATTAACGTTATTTTATTTGTCGTATCGAACCTTTTTATAGGTATCACAAGGCTTTCCGGGGGCGCAGGAAGTGAGGTATATCAGTTATTCGGATTGACACCTGATCTTTCTTTTCTTCTTTCGCACTTTTGGACCCCTGTTACCTATATGTTCTTTCATAATGATGTGTTTCACATTCTTTTTAATATGCTTTGGTTATACTGGATGGGACAACTATTTGTGGAATTCATTGGAAGCAAGCAGCTGATCAGTACCTATTTATTGGGCGGTATAAGCGGCGGTATTTTATTTATCGCAACCAGTTTTTTATTTCCTGAAGCATTATCCGGAGCTGTATTAATTGGAGCGTCTGCCGCTGTTATGGCTATTGTGGTGGCAATTGCTTTTTTAATTCCTAACTATACTATTCAATTACTTTTATTTGGTTCGGTAAAACTTAAATACCTGGCTTTGATTTCTTTTATTCTCTCTACATTGATTGATTTTTACAATAATACTGGTGGAAAGGTGGCGCATATTGGGGGTGCATTGTATGGCTATATTTTTATTGTTCAATATCGCAAAGGAAGTGATATAGGTAAACACGTCAGTTCAATTATTGGTTGGGCCGGAAATTTATTTAAACCCCGCACCAGGATGAAAGTGGCGTACAAAAAGCCCGCCAGCGATGAAGTATATAACACGAATAAGCTCGCCGCCGAAAGGTATATGAATGCCATACTGGATAAGATCTCCAAATCCGGGTACGATAGCCTTAGCAAGGAAGAAAAGGAATTTTTGTTTAAGCAAAGTGGTAAAAGATAG
- a CDS encoding serine hydrolase has translation MRKIVYQRVSIFILSAAALLFAGFKQAPDNSVPFYALTNTHWADSVYLTLSPDERIAQLFMVAAYSNKDKNHVDDIKELVSKYHIGGLIFFQGGPVREAILTNEYQSLSKVPLMISIDGEWGLAMRLDSTTQFPRQMSLGAIQNDTLIYQMGAEIARQCKRLGIHVNLAPVVDINSNPLNPVISNRSFGENKYLVARKATMYMKGMQDNGVMANAKHFPGHGDTDSDSHKTLPTIKHSKELLDSLDLYPFKQLMEKGLGSLMVAHLFIPSLDSTKNTASTLSKTIVTGLLKDELKFSGLVFTDALNMKGVSKFYPPGVVNVKALLAGNDVLLFAEDVPTAIIEIKKAIAKGDITQEEIDKRCKKILLAKQWCGLDHYSPIELKNLTKDLNTPQADLINRKLVEASLTLLQNKNNVIPLQKLDTLKIASLSLGYKTTNQFQEMLGYYAPVKHFGLDRTAKPSECDSVVKWLKAYNLVVVHVNNTNNSPVKNFGFTDQSSKVLQEVMRQNKTIVNVSANPYILLRIDSLQNADGVILSYEDNELTQSLSAQLIFGAIGVNGKLPVTASANFKFGSGIETTGLGRFKYTIPEELGLSSSDFDRIDTIALYGIKEKAYPGCEILVAKEGKVIYLKSFGYHTYENKRAVTNTDIYDLASVTKIAASAPSLMKMVEEHKIKLDDRLCYHLPELEGTNKANIIIREMMAHQAGLRDWIPFWLHTVKKGQYKPGIYSKTQSDSFPVRVANDMYIRKNYTDTIYKEIANSEVKEAGRYKYSDLGYYYLKKIIEQKTGMPLNEYVSKNFYTPLGLSTMSYLPRARFELTRIPPTEYDVKFRKQLVHGDVHDQGAAMMGGVGGHAGLFANANDLAILTQMFMQKGEYGGVRYLDTAIVSEFTRCQYCTDNRRAVGFDKPETNSTKESPVCDCVSYLSYGHSGFTGTITWADPAKNLVYVFLSNRVYPDAEINKLSKMGIRSKIQKEIYNAIK, from the coding sequence ATGCGAAAAATTGTATACCAGCGGGTTTCAATATTCATTCTGTCTGCAGCTGCGCTGCTGTTTGCCGGCTTTAAGCAAGCCCCCGATAACTCCGTTCCGTTTTACGCCTTAACCAATACCCACTGGGCAGATTCCGTTTATCTAACATTAAGTCCGGATGAACGCATTGCCCAGCTTTTTATGGTGGCGGCCTATTCAAACAAGGACAAAAACCATGTAGATGATATAAAAGAACTGGTTTCCAAATACCATATAGGCGGGCTTATTTTTTTCCAGGGAGGCCCGGTACGCGAAGCCATACTGACCAATGAATACCAAAGCTTGTCCAAAGTTCCGTTGATGATCTCAATTGATGGCGAATGGGGTTTGGCTATGCGATTGGACAGCACAACTCAGTTTCCGCGGCAAATGTCGCTCGGTGCCATACAAAATGATACATTGATCTACCAAATGGGTGCCGAAATAGCACGACAATGCAAACGCTTAGGAATACATGTTAATCTCGCGCCCGTTGTTGATATTAACAGCAATCCGCTCAATCCGGTTATCAGCAACCGCTCATTCGGTGAAAATAAATACCTGGTGGCCCGAAAAGCCACAATGTACATGAAAGGGATGCAGGACAATGGAGTAATGGCAAATGCCAAACATTTTCCAGGACATGGTGATACGGACAGCGATTCACATAAAACATTACCAACTATCAAACACTCCAAAGAACTGCTTGATTCACTGGATCTGTATCCATTTAAACAACTAATGGAAAAAGGACTTGGCAGCTTAATGGTAGCTCATTTATTTATTCCTTCACTTGACTCCACAAAAAACACTGCCTCTACCCTATCCAAAACTATTGTTACAGGTCTACTTAAAGATGAATTAAAATTCAGCGGCCTTGTTTTTACAGATGCGCTTAACATGAAGGGGGTAAGCAAATTTTATCCTCCCGGAGTTGTAAATGTGAAAGCGCTCCTGGCAGGAAATGATGTGTTATTATTTGCGGAAGACGTACCAACAGCGATCATTGAAATTAAAAAAGCGATCGCTAAAGGAGATATCACACAGGAAGAAATTGACAAACGCTGCAAAAAAATACTGCTTGCCAAGCAATGGTGCGGCCTTGATCATTACTCTCCAATTGAACTCAAAAATCTCACAAAGGATCTGAATACACCTCAAGCAGACCTTATCAACCGCAAGCTGGTTGAAGCTTCACTTACATTACTACAAAATAAAAACAACGTGATTCCATTACAAAAATTGGACACCCTTAAGATCGCGTCATTATCGCTTGGATATAAAACCACGAATCAATTCCAGGAAATGCTTGGGTACTACGCACCGGTTAAACATTTTGGCCTTGACAGAACCGCAAAACCATCGGAATGCGATTCGGTGGTAAAATGGCTAAAAGCATACAATCTCGTTGTCGTTCACGTAAATAACACAAATAATTCGCCCGTTAAAAATTTTGGATTCACTGATCAATCCTCAAAGGTATTGCAAGAAGTAATGAGGCAAAACAAAACTATTGTCAATGTAAGCGCCAATCCATATATTCTTCTACGCATTGATAGTCTTCAAAATGCGGATGGAGTTATTTTATCTTATGAAGATAATGAGCTGACTCAAAGCCTTTCCGCACAACTTATTTTTGGCGCAATCGGTGTAAATGGAAAACTGCCGGTTACCGCTTCTGCAAATTTTAAATTTGGTTCCGGCATTGAAACAACCGGCCTGGGACGCTTTAAGTATACCATACCTGAAGAACTCGGTCTTTCAAGTTCTGATTTCGACAGGATAGACACCATTGCATTGTATGGTATAAAAGAAAAAGCTTACCCCGGCTGTGAAATTCTTGTCGCAAAAGAGGGTAAAGTAATCTACCTGAAATCATTCGGCTATCATACTTATGAGAACAAGCGCGCTGTGACCAATACCGATATATATGATCTGGCTTCGGTAACCAAGATTGCAGCTTCAGCACCTTCACTAATGAAAATGGTTGAAGAACATAAAATAAAATTAGACGATCGGTTGTGCTATCATCTTCCGGAACTCGAAGGAACCAATAAGGCTAATATTATTATCCGGGAAATGATGGCACACCAGGCCGGACTGCGCGACTGGATCCCTTTCTGGCTACATACCGTGAAAAAAGGACAATACAAACCTGGCATCTACAGTAAAACGCAAAGCGATTCTTTCCCTGTACGTGTGGCGAACGATATGTATATTCGAAAAAATTACACGGATACTATTTACAAAGAAATCGCCAACTCCGAAGTAAAAGAAGCCGGCCGGTACAAATACAGCGACCTGGGATATTACTATCTCAAAAAAATCATTGAACAAAAAACAGGAATGCCATTGAATGAATATGTGTCAAAAAATTTTTACACTCCTCTCGGACTTTCAACCATGAGTTATCTTCCACGTGCGCGATTTGAGTTAACCAGAATACCACCAACCGAATATGATGTGAAATTCCGCAAGCAATTGGTCCATGGTGATGTTCATGATCAGGGCGCGGCAATGATGGGAGGTGTTGGAGGACATGCAGGCCTATTTGCCAACGCGAACGACCTGGCCATACTTACGCAAATGTTCATGCAAAAAGGAGAATACGGAGGTGTCAGATACCTTGATACGGCAATAGTAAGTGAGTTCACCCGTTGCCAGTATTGCACCGACAACAGGAGAGCCGTTGGATTTGACAAACCGGAGACTAATTCAACCAAAGAAAGCCCGGTATGTGATTGTGTGTCGTATCTCAGCTATGGTCATTCCGGATTTACAGGTACAATTACATGGGCCGACCCCGCAAAGAATCTTGTGTATGTTTTTCTTTCCAACCGTGTTTATCCTGATGCAGAAATAAACAAACTTTCCAAAATGGGAATACGCAGTAAAATTCAAAAGGAGATCTACAACGCGATCAAATAA
- a CDS encoding prolipoprotein diacylglyceryl transferase, with protein sequence MYPNLYFAFKDIFGIELDFLKMFQSFGFFVAVSFLLAAYFFSIELKRKENEGLLSSRPTQILKGKKPTTADYIVSLLLGFVLGYKLFFIILHFGDFLEDTQGFILSLQGNLIGGLIVAAVFWFLKYREARMLDDKEPQLEDSVIHPYEHVGNMTTIAAIAGIIGAKIFHNLENWDQFAADPLGELMSFSGLTMYGGLICGAAAVIYYAYKNNIAIRPLIDACAPGLMLAYGVGRIGCQVAGDGDWGIDNLAAKPGWLNFLPDWFWSYNYPHNVNGVGVPIPGCEGKYCEMLLNPVFPTPLYESIVCISLFFVLWSLRKKIKVPGVMFCIYLILNGVERFFIEKIRINTEYHIFGFGITQAEIISALLVIVGITGIWWFRKHVKQGMTSL encoded by the coding sequence ATGTACCCCAACCTATATTTCGCTTTCAAAGACATCTTCGGCATTGAACTGGATTTTCTAAAAATGTTTCAGAGTTTCGGTTTTTTTGTAGCAGTTTCTTTTTTATTGGCTGCTTATTTCTTTTCAATTGAATTGAAACGAAAGGAGAATGAAGGTTTACTCAGTTCCAGGCCAACACAGATATTAAAAGGCAAGAAGCCAACCACGGCCGACTATATAGTTTCCCTCCTGCTGGGTTTCGTATTGGGATATAAGCTGTTCTTTATCATTCTTCATTTTGGCGATTTCCTGGAAGATACACAGGGATTCATACTTTCATTGCAGGGAAATCTTATCGGAGGATTGATAGTTGCAGCAGTATTCTGGTTTCTGAAATACCGCGAAGCCCGGATGCTGGATGATAAGGAGCCACAATTGGAGGATAGCGTCATTCATCCTTACGAGCATGTGGGCAATATGACAACGATAGCCGCTATCGCCGGGATCATCGGCGCAAAAATATTTCATAACCTCGAGAACTGGGACCAATTTGCGGCAGATCCTTTGGGAGAATTGATGTCCTTCAGTGGTTTAACCATGTATGGTGGCTTGATCTGTGGTGCAGCCGCAGTTATTTATTATGCCTACAAAAATAATATAGCTATAAGGCCGCTTATTGATGCCTGTGCACCAGGTCTTATGCTTGCCTATGGTGTTGGTCGAATTGGCTGCCAGGTGGCAGGTGATGGTGACTGGGGGATAGACAATCTTGCGGCAAAACCCGGTTGGTTAAATTTTTTACCGGATTGGTTCTGGAGTTACAATTACCCGCATAATGTGAATGGAGTAGGGGTGCCTATCCCCGGTTGTGAAGGCAAATATTGCGAAATGTTGCTTAACCCGGTTTTTCCCACACCATTATACGAATCTATCGTATGTATTTCACTTTTCTTTGTGCTATGGAGCTTGCGCAAAAAGATAAAAGTACCCGGTGTGATGTTCTGTATTTATCTTATTCTTAATGGTGTTGAACGGTTCTTCATCGAAAAGATCCGTATCAATACCGAATATCATATTTTTGGATTCGGGATAACACAGGCTGAGATCATTTCCGCATTGTTAGTTATTGTTGGCATAACAGGTATTTGGTGGTTTAGAAAACACGTAAAGCAAGGGATGACATCGCTTTAA
- the mutL gene encoding DNA mismatch repair endonuclease MutL, with product MSDIIQLLPDSVANQIAAGEVIQRPASAVKELLENAIDSGAADIKLIVKDSGKTLIQVIDNGCGMSETDARMSFERHATSKIKKADDLFNIRTKGFRGEALASIAAIAHVELKTRRPNDEIGTRIEMEGSEVKSQNPFNSPVGTAFSVKNLFYNVPARRNFLKSDQVEFRHILEEFERVAIPHPEIAFSLHHNNQIVFQLEKGSLKQRIVALFGGNYNERLAPIEQETNILNLIGYIGKPEFAKKTRGEQFFFINRRFIKSAYLNHAVQGAYDELLARDSFPSYFILMEVDPKTIDINIHPTKTEIKFEDEKSIYAILRSSVKLSLGKHNITPTIDFNQEMSFANIPLKSDKDFIPEPTIKVDPDYNPFKASGKATSSYKKSESVLNLSNKANWEKLYESIKTETEQQQKPAEKAPEMIHIEEGSQVFQLHGKYILSPIKSGIMIVDQQGAHERILYEQYVNSIANHKASSQQELFPKTIELSTGDAELVKELSAEIHGVGFDISEFGKNTFVINGIPADVTSADSIQLLEGLLETYKQNLIEVKIDKRENIARSMARNAAVKVGRLLTQGEMQGLIDRLFACAMPYTSPSGKPVVTTMAVADIEKLFKK from the coding sequence ATGTCCGATATAATTCAGCTTTTACCCGATTCAGTAGCCAACCAGATAGCGGCAGGTGAGGTTATTCAACGACCCGCTTCTGCTGTAAAGGAATTGTTGGAAAATGCCATCGATTCAGGTGCTGCTGATATCAAATTGATCGTAAAGGATTCCGGTAAAACACTGATACAGGTAATTGACAATGGTTGCGGTATGAGTGAAACTGATGCACGTATGAGTTTTGAGCGCCACGCCACATCTAAAATTAAAAAGGCTGATGATCTGTTTAATATACGTACCAAAGGTTTTAGGGGAGAGGCATTGGCGTCGATCGCGGCTATCGCGCATGTTGAACTAAAAACACGGCGGCCTAATGATGAAATTGGTACGCGTATTGAAATGGAAGGAAGTGAAGTGAAAAGTCAAAATCCTTTTAATAGCCCTGTTGGAACAGCATTTTCAGTTAAAAATTTATTTTATAATGTCCCGGCCCGCCGGAATTTTTTGAAATCCGACCAGGTAGAGTTTCGTCATATACTGGAAGAATTTGAGCGGGTGGCCATACCTCATCCTGAAATAGCTTTCTCATTGCATCATAATAACCAGATCGTTTTCCAACTGGAAAAGGGATCTTTGAAGCAGCGTATCGTTGCTTTGTTTGGCGGAAACTATAACGAACGCTTGGCGCCTATTGAGCAGGAAACAAACATTTTGAACCTTATCGGATACATCGGCAAACCGGAGTTCGCTAAAAAGACGAGGGGAGAACAGTTCTTTTTCATCAACAGGCGTTTTATAAAGAGTGCCTACCTGAATCACGCCGTGCAAGGGGCTTACGATGAATTATTGGCGAGGGATAGTTTCCCATCGTACTTCATATTAATGGAGGTTGATCCGAAAACAATTGATATTAATATTCATCCCACCAAAACGGAAATAAAGTTTGAGGACGAGAAGTCGATCTACGCTATTTTACGTTCAAGTGTTAAGCTTTCATTGGGAAAGCATAATATAACACCAACTATAGATTTTAACCAGGAAATGAGTTTTGCCAATATCCCCTTAAAGTCGGATAAGGATTTTATTCCCGAGCCAACTATAAAGGTTGATCCGGATTATAATCCTTTTAAAGCAAGTGGTAAAGCGACATCATCTTATAAGAAAAGCGAATCTGTTCTTAACTTATCAAATAAAGCCAACTGGGAAAAGTTGTACGAGTCAATAAAGACCGAAACTGAACAGCAGCAAAAGCCGGCGGAGAAAGCTCCGGAGATGATACATATTGAAGAAGGCAGTCAGGTTTTCCAGTTGCATGGTAAATATATTTTATCTCCGATTAAGTCCGGGATCATGATCGTTGATCAGCAAGGTGCGCACGAGCGTATTTTATATGAGCAATACGTGAATTCGATAGCGAATCACAAAGCCTCATCGCAGCAGGAATTGTTCCCTAAAACAATTGAGTTAAGTACAGGTGATGCGGAGTTGGTGAAGGAATTGTCAGCGGAAATTCATGGAGTTGGTTTCGATATCAGTGAGTTTGGTAAGAATACATTTGTGATTAATGGGATTCCCGCCGATGTTACAAGTGCCGATAGCATACAATTGCTCGAAGGTTTGCTTGAAACCTACAAACAGAATCTTATAGAAGTTAAAATAGACAAGCGCGAGAATATAGCCAGATCAATGGCCAGGAACGCTGCTGTTAAGGTGGGAAGGTTACTTACCCAGGGTGAAATGCAGGGGCTTATTGATCGGCTGTTCGCATGTGCAATGCCATATACGTCACCTTCGGGCAAGCCGGTTGTTACAACAATGGCTGTTGCTGATATAGAAAAGTTGTTTAAAAAATAA